The Clostridium sp. DL-VIII DNA window TGTAATATTATTAATAGAGTTCATAACTAGGAGAAAGGTTCCAGATAAGATAGTTGCAGGATTGAATTATATGGGCTTTGCAACTCTTATAGCATTAATGATACTGGTGACAATAAAAGATATAGTATTCCCAGTACAATTTTAAACAGTTAAAAATTAAGAGTTGAAAGTTAAGAGTTTAGGAAGAAAAGCCTTTGGCCTTTCTAAATAATAATATTTTTTAGAAATCCCTGTAGGGATTTCATCATTAACTCTTAATTCATAACTTATAACTCTTAACTGATTTAGTGTGTTAATTTAGAGAAAGTAAGAGGCGATACGTTAGATGGAGAGAAGAAAATCACGAAAAGTTAAAGTTGGAAATATATATGTTGGAGGAGATGCTCCAATTACAGTACAATCAATGACGACAACGCGTACTAAGGACATAGAGGGAACATTAAAACAAATAGAAAAACTGTATGATGCTGGCTGTGATATTGTAAGATGTGCAGTGCTAGATATGGATGATGCAGAAAGTTTAGGTGAGATAACAAGAAGAGCTTCTATTCCAGTAGTTGCAGATATACATTTTGATTATAAATTGGCATTAAGAGCTATCGAAAATGGTGTTTCAGCTCTTAGAATAAATCCTGGGAATATAGGTAGTGTGGATAGAATTAAAGCTGTAAAAGAAGCCTGCAGCAAGAAGCAGATTCCAATAAGAATTGGGGTTAATTCAGGGTCTCTAGAAAAAGATATTTTAGAGAAATATGGAATGCCAACGGCTGAAGGTTTGGTTGAAAGTGCATTAAGGCATGTAAAAATTTTAGAAGATTTAGATTTTCGTGATATTGTGATATCGATAAAATCCTCAAATGTGCAGATGATGATAGAGTGCTATAGATTAATCGCAGAAAAATGTGATTATCCTCTTCATCTAGGAGTAACAGAAGCAGGAACTGCTCAAAAAGGAACAATTAAATCAAGCATAGGAATAGGGACACTTCTTTCAGAAGGTATAGGAGATACTATAAGAGTATCACTCACTAGTGACCCTGTAAATGAAGTGAAAGTTGGAATCGAAATTTTAAAAGCATTAGGTTTAAAGAAAAAAGGAATTGAATTTATATCATGTCCTACTTGCGGAAGAACTCAAATTAATTTGATTAAAATTGCAGAAGAGGTTGAAAAGAGATTAGAAAATTGCAAAAAAGACATTAAGGTTGCAGTTATGGGCTGCATAGTAAATGGCCCAGGGGAAGCAAGAGAGTGTGATCTTGGAATTGCTGGTGGCATTGGAGAAGGAATAATTTTCAAAAAAGGCGAAATAATAAAAAAAGTAAAAGAAGAAGAATTGATAGATGCTCTTATGGAAGAAGTAGAGAAACTTTAAAGCAGTTAACAGTTAAGAGTTTACAGTTGAGGAGAAAATTTCTGTGAAATTTTTAAAAATATATAGTGTAATGTGCAACTGGCAATGATAATTGCAATCTTTATAGGATTTCGAGTTATTGTGAATAATTAAATTTGCAATAGATATAATAAAATCTGCATGTAGATTTTTGAAATATATTTAAAGAAATCCAGAGGATTTCAACCATAATTGTGAATTGTACATTGTAAACTGTGAATTGCATTAAATTGTTTCTTGTAATATTGATTTGTTTATGTTATCATATAAGAAGATTAATTTCTAATAGCTAGAAAAAAGGAGTGGGAAAATTACCCGCTCTTTCTGTTTGTAACGCAACTAACTTAAGATAGTTGCGTTTTTGATTACAAATTTTAAAAATGCATAAGATATAGACAAATAAATTTAGTTTTCATGCTTGATGTTTATATTAGTGTGGGTTTTTAAAAGATGAAAGTGAGGGTTAGAAAATGAAGAAAGACGTATTGATCGAGAAAATTGAGGAATTAGTAAGGCCTATTGTTTTAGAATTATCTTGTCAATTATATTACGTAGAATACGTAAAAGAAAATGGAGATTTTTATTTAAGAATATATATAGATAAAGAAGATGATAGAGTATCGCTTAATGATTGTGAATCTGTTTCAAGAAGGATAAGTGATGTGTTAGATGCTGAAGATCCAATTAAAGAGGCGTATTATTTAGAAGTTTCTTCACCTGGTCTTAATAGAGGCTTGTATACTGAAGAACATTTCAAGAGATTTATAGGACGCGAAGTGCTTGTTAAGTTTACAAGTTCAATTAATGGGTCAAAAAGTATAAAAGGAATATTAAAAGATGTCTTGGAAAATGAAATAGTAGTTGAAGGAGACGCAGAAATTAATATTCCAAAAGATAAAATAAAAAATGCAAATTTAGAAGGGGAAATATAACGAGGAGGGTATGAAAATGAATGAAGAGTTTGTAGGTGCTCTTAAAGAATTAGTTAAAGAAAAGGGGATCTCAGAAGATTTGCTTTTTACAACTATTCAAGATGCTATGGTTGCAGCATATAAAAAGAATTATGCTAATGCTAATACAAATGCGCAAAACGTTAAAGTTAATATTGATAGAGAAACTGGGGAAATACATGTATATGCTCAAAAGACAGTAGTTGATGAAGTATATGATGACGTAACAGAAATTTCATTAGAAGAAGCAAAAGAAATGAATCCTAAAAGTGAAGCTGATGACGTTATAAATTTAGAAGTAACTCCTAAGAATTTTGGTAGAGTTGCAGCTCAACTTGCAAAACAAGTTGTTACACAAAGAATTAAAGAAGCTGAGAGAAATATCATATATGATGACTACAAGGAAAAAGAATTTGATATAATTACAGGAACTATCTTAAGAAAAGATAAAGGAATGGTTTTTGTTAATTTAGGAAAGTTAGAAGGGGTGATAGGCCCTAATGAACAAATCCCAAATGAGGAATATAAATTCAATGAAAAGTTAAAGCTATATATAGTAGAGGTTAAGAATGGAAGTAAAGGTCCTCAAATCCATGTTTCAAGAACACATCCAGGTTTAGTAAAAAGATTATTTGAACTTGAAGTTCCAGAAATCTTTGAAGGTGTAGTTGAAATTAAGAGCATATCAAGAGAAGCTGGCTCAAGAAGTAAAATAGCTGTACATTCTAATGATGAAGCAGTAGATCCAATGGGAGCATGTGTGGGACCAAAGGGAGTAAGAGTACAAAGTATAGTTAATGAACTAAAGAATGAGAAGATAGACATAATAAAGTGGAGCAAGGATCCAAAAGAATTCATAGCTAATTCTTTAAGCCCAGCTAAAGTCTTAAGTGTAGAAGTTGATGAAGAAAGCAAATCAGCTAAGGTTGTTGTTGATGATAATCAGCTTTCACTTGCAATAGGTAAAGAAGGTCAAAATGTAAGACTTGCAGCTAAGCTTACAAATTGGAAAATAGATATTAAGAGTAAATCTCAAAAAGAAGCACAAGATGAAGAAGATGAAAGAATTTTAAATACTGAAGTAGAAATAGAAAATGAACAAATTAACGATTTTGATGTTTCAGATGATATTGAAGTTGATGAAGAAAATGACTCAGAAACTTCAATTAAAGAAATAGAAGAATAAAGGGGTGCTTTTTCATGAAGGTTAAGAAAATTCCTTTAAGAATGTGCACTGGTTGCATGGAAATGAAACCAAAGAAAGAATTAATAAGAGTAGTAAAAACTCCAGAAGGGGAAGTCTGCGTGGATTTAACTGGTAAAAAATCAGGAAGAGGCGCATATGTTTGTAAGAACATTGAGTGTTTTGAAAAAGCATTTAAGACGAAGAGACTAAGTAGAAATCTTGAAATACCTATAAGTGAAGAAGTTTATGAAAAACTAAAGGAAGAAATTGGTGATGAATAAGTTTTTTAATTTTTTGAGTATTGCAAAAAAGTCTGGAGCTTTACTTGAAGGATATAGTAAATGCGATGACTTAAGAAATAAAACTAAAATATATTTGTTTATAATGTCGGAAGACTTATCAAATGCATCTAGAAATAAATTTAAAAAACATTGTATAGAAAAAAAAATACCATATATTGAAGATTTCCCAAAAGAACAATTAGGAATTGCAATTGGACGTAATGAGATTATGATCCTAGGAATCTTGGATAAAAATATAGCAGATAAATTATTAATGCTATATGAGGAGGAAAAAATATATGAGTAGATAATAATACGGGGGTGACTGCATGTCAAAAATAAGAGTACATGAATTAGCAAAAGAATTAAACATAGAGTCAAAGGAATTAATAACTATATTAATGGAAGAATTTAATATAGAAGTAAAAAATCATATGAGTACAATTGAAGATGAAGATGCTGTATTAATTAAGGAATTATTAGCAGGAAGATCAGAAGAAAATTCAGCAGCGAAAACTGAAAGTAAAAAGAGCATCGTAGATTTATATGAAGACGAATTAGCTGAACAACTTAACAACGTAAGCAAAAAAAAGAAAAAAACTAAAAAAGAAGAAGAAGCAGAGCTAAAGGCAGAAAAAGAAAAGAACATGGAAAATGCTCCAGTAATAGAAATAGGTGCAAGCATAACGGTTAAAGAATTAGCTGAAAAGTTAAATAAATCTTCAAATGATGTAATAAGAACACTGATTTTTTCTGGAGTTATGGCTGGAATAAATCAAGAAATAGATTTTGAAACAGCACAAAAAGTATGTACTGAATATGAAGTTATTGTTGAAAAGAAAGAAGAAATTCAAGAATTAGAAGTATTAGAAATAGAGGAAGACGATGAAGCAAACCTTCAAAAGAGACCTCCAATAGTAACTGTTATGGGTCATGTTGACCATGGTAAAACATCTTTACTTGATTCTATAAGAAAAGCAAAGGTTACAGATACTGAAGCAGGTGGTATAACTCAACACATAGGTGCGTATACTATTAAATTGAATGGAGAAGAGATAACATTCTTAGATACTCCTGGTCATGAAGCATTTACAGCAATGAGAGCTAGAGGAGCACAAATTACAGATGTTGTTATATTAGTTGTTGCAGCAGATGATGGAATAATGCCACAAACTAAAGAAGCTATAAATCACTGTAAGGCAGCTGGAGTACCTATGGTAGTTGCAATAAATAAAATTGATAAGCCAGGTGCAAATGTAGATAGAGTAAAGCAGGAGTTAGCTGAACAAGGATTGCTTGCAGAAGATTGGGGTGGAGATACTATTTGTGAAGAAGTATCTGCAAAACAAAATCTAAATATTGATAAATTATTAGAAATGGTTCTTCTTACAGCAGAAATGCTTGAACTTAAAGCTAACAAGAATAGAAGAGCAGTAGGAACTGTAATTGAAGCGAAGCTTGATAAGGGTAGAGGAGCAGTTGCAAGTTTACTAGTTCAAAATGGAACATTAAGAGTAGGAGATTCAATCTTAGTTGGTTCTACATATGGTAGAATAAGAGCTATGTTTGATGACACTGGTAAAAAGATAAAATCTGCAGGCCCATCTATTCCTGTAGAAGTTTTAGGACTTTCAGAAGTTCCAGAAGCAGGGGACAGATTTAATCAAGTGAAAGATGAGAAAACTGCTAGAAATATGGCTGATAGCAGAAAAGATAAATTAAAGGCAGAAACTTTACTTGCAAATCATAGAGTTTCACTTGAAGATTTATATAGTCAAATTAAAGAAGGTAAAGTTA harbors:
- the nusA gene encoding transcription termination factor NusA codes for the protein MNEEFVGALKELVKEKGISEDLLFTTIQDAMVAAYKKNYANANTNAQNVKVNIDRETGEIHVYAQKTVVDEVYDDVTEISLEEAKEMNPKSEADDVINLEVTPKNFGRVAAQLAKQVVTQRIKEAERNIIYDDYKEKEFDIITGTILRKDKGMVFVNLGKLEGVIGPNEQIPNEEYKFNEKLKLYIVEVKNGSKGPQIHVSRTHPGLVKRLFELEVPEIFEGVVEIKSISREAGSRSKIAVHSNDEAVDPMGACVGPKGVRVQSIVNELKNEKIDIIKWSKDPKEFIANSLSPAKVLSVEVDEESKSAKVVVDDNQLSLAIGKEGQNVRLAAKLTNWKIDIKSKSQKEAQDEEDERILNTEVEIENEQINDFDVSDDIEVDEENDSETSIKEIEE
- the rimP gene encoding ribosome maturation factor RimP — its product is MKKDVLIEKIEELVRPIVLELSCQLYYVEYVKENGDFYLRIYIDKEDDRVSLNDCESVSRRISDVLDAEDPIKEAYYLEVSSPGLNRGLYTEEHFKRFIGREVLVKFTSSINGSKSIKGILKDVLENEIVVEGDAEINIPKDKIKNANLEGEI
- the ispG gene encoding flavodoxin-dependent (E)-4-hydroxy-3-methylbut-2-enyl-diphosphate synthase; translated protein: MERRKSRKVKVGNIYVGGDAPITVQSMTTTRTKDIEGTLKQIEKLYDAGCDIVRCAVLDMDDAESLGEITRRASIPVVADIHFDYKLALRAIENGVSALRINPGNIGSVDRIKAVKEACSKKQIPIRIGVNSGSLEKDILEKYGMPTAEGLVESALRHVKILEDLDFRDIVISIKSSNVQMMIECYRLIAEKCDYPLHLGVTEAGTAQKGTIKSSIGIGTLLSEGIGDTIRVSLTSDPVNEVKVGIEILKALGLKKKGIEFISCPTCGRTQINLIKIAEEVEKRLENCKKDIKVAVMGCIVNGPGEARECDLGIAGGIGEGIIFKKGEIIKKVKEEELIDALMEEVEKL
- a CDS encoding 50S ribosomal protein L7ae-like protein, yielding MNKFFNFLSIAKKSGALLEGYSKCDDLRNKTKIYLFIMSEDLSNASRNKFKKHCIEKKIPYIEDFPKEQLGIAIGRNEIMILGILDKNIADKLLMLYEEEKIYE
- a CDS encoding YlxR family protein, giving the protein MKVKKIPLRMCTGCMEMKPKKELIRVVKTPEGEVCVDLTGKKSGRGAYVCKNIECFEKAFKTKRLSRNLEIPISEEVYEKLKEEIGDE
- the infB gene encoding translation initiation factor IF-2; amino-acid sequence: MSKIRVHELAKELNIESKELITILMEEFNIEVKNHMSTIEDEDAVLIKELLAGRSEENSAAKTESKKSIVDLYEDELAEQLNNVSKKKKKTKKEEEAELKAEKEKNMENAPVIEIGASITVKELAEKLNKSSNDVIRTLIFSGVMAGINQEIDFETAQKVCTEYEVIVEKKEEIQELEVLEIEEDDEANLQKRPPIVTVMGHVDHGKTSLLDSIRKAKVTDTEAGGITQHIGAYTIKLNGEEITFLDTPGHEAFTAMRARGAQITDVVILVVAADDGIMPQTKEAINHCKAAGVPMVVAINKIDKPGANVDRVKQELAEQGLLAEDWGGDTICEEVSAKQNLNIDKLLEMVLLTAEMLELKANKNRRAVGTVIEAKLDKGRGAVASLLVQNGTLRVGDSILVGSTYGRIRAMFDDTGKKIKSAGPSIPVEVLGLSEVPEAGDRFNQVKDEKTARNMADSRKDKLKAETLLANHRVSLEDLYSQIKEGKVKELAIIIKADVQGSVEAIKGSLEKLSTDDVKVRVIHGGVGAITETDITLATASNAIVIGFNVRPDSNAAAQADKEGVYVKTYRIIYDALDDVKAAMIGMLEPEYKEVILGTAEVRTTYKISNIGTIAGCYVLTGKLKRNAETRVIREGIVIFESSLSSLKRFKDDAKEVNSGYECGLTVEKFNDIKEGDIVECFEMEAIKRKEL